A window of Streptomyces armeniacus contains these coding sequences:
- a CDS encoding CGNR zinc finger domain-containing protein, which translates to MVTLLEVTVSLVNTLTDGRQRGRPYTAPRGTDLPGAVAAALPPTSPGPEEIDPEEAAHLAGTARQMKSVFEAVDEDRIDDAAAVINSLLRSTGARPQLDRVADEPWQVHFHGADDSLAVGWSAGCATALALATGSDLAGRLGVCRAPECDRVYIDNSRNAVRQFCSSPCQSRVKAATFRARKAEQR; encoded by the coding sequence GTGGTGACTCTGCTGGAGGTGACGGTCTCGCTTGTGAACACGTTGACCGACGGCAGGCAGCGGGGCAGGCCGTACACGGCGCCGCGCGGCACGGACCTCCCCGGCGCCGTCGCCGCCGCCCTGCCCCCCACGAGCCCTGGCCCCGAGGAAATCGACCCCGAGGAGGCCGCTCACCTCGCCGGTACGGCCCGGCAGATGAAGAGCGTTTTCGAAGCCGTCGACGAGGACCGTATTGATGACGCTGCTGCCGTCATCAACTCCCTGCTGCGCTCCACGGGCGCTCGCCCGCAGCTGGACCGGGTGGCCGACGAGCCCTGGCAGGTCCACTTCCACGGCGCTGACGATTCCCTCGCCGTGGGCTGGAGCGCCGGATGTGCCACCGCACTCGCCCTCGCCACCGGGAGCGACCTCGCGGGTCGTCTCGGCGTTTGCCGGGCGCCCGAGTGCGACCGGGTCTACATCGACAACTCACGCAATGCCGTACGGCAGTTCTGCTCCAGCCCCTGCCAAAGCCGCGTCAAAGCCGCCACCTTCCGCGCACGCAAGGCCGAACAGCGCTGA
- the merB gene encoding organomercurial lyase MerB, giving the protein MNTDTEELATRFSDTVNRAPGVKLWLLRPLLRLLATGEPVTLDQLAAQADRTTEEIRAALADMPDTEYDTAGHIIGDGLTHNPTPHRYQTDSHTLYAWCAMDTLVFPAVIGHIAQVASPCAVTGEPVHLTVTPDGPTDVEPATAVVSLVAPDAPTSVRAAFCNKVHFFASADAATDWLTHHPDAQVVPVADAYEIGRPIVEQMLSGNTSSGCC; this is encoded by the coding sequence GTGAACACCGATACCGAAGAGCTCGCCACCCGCTTCTCCGACACGGTCAACCGCGCCCCTGGCGTCAAACTCTGGCTCCTGCGCCCCCTGCTCAGGCTGCTGGCCACCGGTGAACCCGTCACCCTCGACCAGCTCGCCGCCCAAGCCGACCGCACCACCGAGGAGATCCGCGCGGCGCTGGCCGACATGCCCGACACCGAGTACGACACCGCTGGCCACATCATCGGAGACGGCCTTACGCACAACCCCACACCGCACCGCTACCAGACCGACAGCCACACCCTCTACGCCTGGTGCGCCATGGACACCCTGGTCTTCCCGGCCGTCATCGGCCACATCGCCCAGGTCGCATCCCCCTGCGCGGTCACCGGAGAACCGGTCCACCTGACCGTGACGCCCGATGGGCCCACCGATGTGGAGCCGGCCACCGCGGTTGTCTCCCTGGTCGCTCCCGACGCTCCGACCTCGGTCCGCGCCGCCTTCTGCAACAAGGTCCACTTCTTCGCCAGCGCCGACGCCGCCACGGACTGGCTCACCCACCATCCCGACGCCCAGGTCGTGCCCGTCGCCGATGCCTACGAGATCGGGCGCCCGATCGTCGAGCAGATGCTCTCCGGCAACACCTCGTCAGGCTGCTGCTGA
- a CDS encoding restriction endonuclease: MVLVLVLLWSAVWPYVVGTVLAVGVGATGWWLWRTDRMLRGGDRRWRQEEAVREGHRTLAEVDGMSGTEFEDLVAGLCRRDGCTEVRRVGGSHDNGADVVGRLPDGRAMVIQCKRYAPSSTIASRELRDLLGAKVHFGAEVAVFATTTRFSRPSEAFAVEHGILAVHRDHLGLWNNGASLSSLISVNGSGQGDARHRARWKQAYGK; this comes from the coding sequence ATGGTGCTCGTCCTTGTGCTGCTCTGGTCTGCGGTCTGGCCGTACGTCGTGGGGACTGTTCTGGCCGTTGGCGTCGGTGCGACGGGCTGGTGGCTGTGGCGTACGGACCGCATGCTGCGCGGCGGTGACCGTCGCTGGCGTCAGGAGGAGGCGGTGCGGGAGGGCCACCGCACTCTGGCTGAAGTGGACGGGATGAGCGGCACGGAGTTCGAGGATCTGGTGGCCGGCCTGTGCCGTCGCGACGGGTGCACGGAGGTCCGCCGGGTGGGCGGTTCGCACGACAACGGCGCCGATGTCGTGGGGCGCCTTCCGGACGGCCGTGCCATGGTCATCCAGTGCAAGCGATATGCACCGAGCAGCACGATCGCGAGCCGCGAGCTCCGTGACCTACTGGGCGCCAAGGTGCACTTCGGGGCCGAGGTGGCCGTCTTCGCGACGACGACCCGGTTCAGCCGCCCCTCCGAGGCGTTCGCAGTGGAACACGGCATCCTCGCGGTGCACCGCGACCATCTGGGGCTCTGGAACAACGGCGCCTCCTTGTCGTCGTTGATCAGCGTCAACGGCTCCGGGCAAGGCGACGCCCGTCATAGAGCGCGCTGGAAACAGGCCTACGGCAAGTGA
- a CDS encoding MFS transporter, with product MRFSPTGPRLPRAVWLLIVARAVNRLGAFSLPFLAVLITTRFGASAATAGLVAAAFGLATIPSRLAGGRLADTLGRRRTMVVGLSGCALAQLGIAAADSLAAAACFAVLLGLVFELYEPPSQAMIADAVGPGERIRAYSLLNAALAVAGLGAGLIAAGLGRWDLRWLFVADAVTCLICAAVVPVVLPADRPDAAGPAREGAKQVRPWRDGALLALLASGTLFALVYLQIMITLPLSLAHRDLQPADAGLLLAASAGVIVLGQPLLRLKRLAALSAPVAFTAGYSLLALGLSGYALAHTLGAFLAATLVWSLGDLLLVGRMYAVVAELAPGGGTGRYMAVYGTSWGIAGIAAPVTGTQLLQHSGATVLWGTMAGVCLALAAVQPVLARTATHRTRLASEVAGPEAGAQGHRATRSP from the coding sequence ATGCGATTCTCACCGACCGGACCACGGCTGCCACGCGCCGTATGGCTGCTCATCGTGGCACGGGCAGTCAACCGCCTCGGGGCGTTCTCGCTGCCCTTCCTCGCGGTGCTGATCACCACGCGGTTCGGCGCGAGCGCCGCCACCGCCGGTCTTGTCGCCGCCGCGTTCGGACTCGCGACGATCCCATCGCGCCTGGCCGGCGGGCGCCTCGCGGACACCCTGGGGCGGCGCCGCACGATGGTCGTGGGTCTGTCCGGCTGCGCCCTGGCGCAGTTGGGGATCGCCGCCGCCGACAGTCTGGCGGCGGCCGCCTGCTTCGCGGTGCTACTCGGGCTCGTCTTCGAGCTGTACGAGCCGCCGAGCCAGGCGATGATCGCCGACGCCGTGGGCCCCGGGGAACGCATACGCGCCTACAGCCTGCTCAACGCCGCCCTGGCGGTGGCGGGCCTGGGTGCGGGACTGATCGCGGCCGGGCTGGGACGGTGGGATCTGCGCTGGCTGTTCGTGGCCGACGCCGTTACGTGCCTGATCTGCGCGGCCGTGGTGCCCGTCGTCCTGCCCGCAGACCGGCCGGACGCTGCGGGCCCCGCCCGGGAGGGGGCCAAGCAGGTCAGGCCGTGGCGCGACGGGGCACTGCTGGCGCTGCTCGCCTCGGGAACCCTGTTCGCTCTGGTCTACCTCCAGATCATGATCACGCTTCCGCTGTCCCTGGCGCACCGTGACCTGCAACCGGCCGACGCCGGGCTCCTCCTGGCCGCGTCCGCTGGAGTCATCGTGCTTGGCCAGCCACTCCTGCGCCTGAAACGGCTGGCTGCCCTTTCGGCCCCCGTCGCCTTCACCGCGGGCTACTCCTTGCTCGCGCTCGGCCTGTCCGGCTACGCCCTCGCGCACACCCTGGGAGCCTTCCTCGCGGCAACCCTCGTATGGAGCCTGGGCGACCTGCTGCTGGTGGGACGGATGTACGCGGTCGTCGCGGAGCTGGCGCCGGGCGGCGGCACCGGGCGGTACATGGCCGTCTACGGCACGAGTTGGGGGATCGCCGGTATCGCCGCGCCCGTCACCGGCACCCAACTCCTTCAGCATTCCGGGGCGACCGTCTTGTGGGGGACTATGGCGGGCGTCTGCCTCGCTCTGGCGGCCGTTCAGCCCGTCCTCGCCCGTACGGCGACCCACCGCACACGGTTGGCCTCCGAGGTGGCGGGACCCGAGGCCGGTGCGCAGGGCCACAGGGCCACTCGTTCCCCGTGA